The stretch of DNA AGGCCGAGGCCGTCACGGCCCGCTGCCTCTCCCGGGTGCTCGCCGAGGTCCGCGACCACGGCTGGGTGCACCACATCCCCCGCCTGATGGTGCTCGGCAACTGGGCTCTCCAGCACGGCTGGGACCCGCGCGAACTCACCGACTGGTTCCACCGCTGCTTCGTCGACGGCTACGACTGGGTGATGGCCGCCAACGTGATCGGCATGTCCCAGTACGCCGACGGCGGCCTGGTCACCACCAAGCCCTACGCGGCCGGCGGCGCGTACCTGCACCGGATGAGCGACCACTGCGGCCCCTGCGCCTACCGCCCCACCGAACGCCTCGGCGAGCGCGCCTGCCCGTTCACCACCGGCTACTGGGCCTTCGTCCACCGCCACCACGACCTGCTCGCCGCCAACCACCGCACGGCCCGGGCCGCTGCCGGCCTGCACCGCCTCACCGGCCTCCCCGAGGTCCTGGCCGCCGAGGCCGCCCGCGGCCAGGCCCCACCCTGACGACCCGTCAGCCGCCCAGGTCCGCCAGGACCTCATGGGCCGCCCGCGCACCGGAGGCTAGCGCGCCCTGGACCGAGCCCGTGGCCCGGTGGTCCCCGCACACGTAGCGCCCAGGCCCGAAGCGGGTGCCCCGGCTGAGCACGGCCGGGGCCGGCAGCGCCGGCAGCGCCTCGGCGATCCGGTACGCGGCCAGCGGCTCCCACGAGCCGGGGTCCACCCCGTACAGCTCGCCGGCCCGCCGCCGCACCTCCCCCTCCTGCGCCGCCGTGCCCAGCACCGAGGTGGAGACCAGTGCCCGGCCGTCCGGCGAGCAACCGGGCACCACCTCCGACAGCACCACGGTGTTCAGCACCCGCCGCTCCGCGTCCACCACCAGGGTCGGCTCGCGCAGCGGGCTGACCGGGGCCGCGTGGTAGAAGGTGGTGACCGCCCGGGCCGCCGGCACCACCAGCCCCGGCAGCAGCCGGGCCGCCCGAGCCGCGCCGGTGGCGACCACGACGGCCCGGGCCCGCAGGCGAGCACCCCCCGCCAGCTCCACGCCGTCGGCCGTCAGCCGCTCCACCGGGCTGTCGAGCAGCAGCCGGTCCGGCGCCAGCCCGGCAGCCAACTGCGCCGGGACGGCCCCGACTCCCCGTTCCGGCAGACCGAGCCGGCCCCGCACCATGCTGCGCCAGACCAGGTGGAACATCCGGCTCGAGGTCTCCAACCCGTCCTCCAGGAACACCCCGGACAGGAACGGCCGCAGCACCCCGTCCACCGTGCGCCGCGACAGCCCGGCCCGCCGCAGCGCCTCCTCGGTGCCCGTCTCCCGCCCGCGCTTGAGCACCCGGGCGGGCACCAGCCCGTCCCGGAGGGTCAGCGCGGCCAGCGCCGCCAGGTCGGCCACCGGGAGCGAGCGACCGGTGAGCAGCCCGAGCGCCTGCGCGGGCCGGTGGAGCGGATCCGCCACCCGCAGCCGCCCGCCACGGCCGTCGGCCACCAGGAACCCGGGTGTGAACGGGTGCAGCCGGAGCGCCGCCAGGTCGATCCGCCGCCGCACCTGCGGGTAGGCCGGGTTGAACACCTGGAACCCCCGGTCCAGCCGGAAGCCCCGCACCAGGTCGGTGCGCATCCGCCCGCCCACGGCCTCCGCGGCCTCGACCAGCAGCACCTCC from Kitasatospora sp. MMS16-BH015 encodes:
- a CDS encoding NAD(P)/FAD-dependent oxidoreductase translates to MSQDMAEVIVVGAGLAGLACARDLAAAGREVLLVEAAEAVGGRMRTDLVRGFRLDRGFQVFNPAYPQVRRRIDLAALRLHPFTPGFLVADGRGGRLRVADPLHRPAQALGLLTGRSLPVADLAALAALTLRDGLVPARVLKRGRETGTEEALRRAGLSRRTVDGVLRPFLSGVFLEDGLETSSRMFHLVWRSMVRGRLGLPERGVGAVPAQLAAGLAPDRLLLDSPVERLTADGVELAGGARLRARAVVVATGAARAARLLPGLVVPAARAVTTFYHAAPVSPLREPTLVVDAERRVLNTVVLSEVVPGCSPDGRALVSTSVLGTAAQEGEVRRRAGELYGVDPGSWEPLAAYRIAEALPALPAPAVLSRGTRFGPGRYVCGDHRATGSVQGALASGARAAHEVLADLGG